The Megalopta genalis isolate 19385.01 chromosome 9, iyMegGena1_principal, whole genome shotgun sequence genome includes a window with the following:
- the LOC117230094 gene encoding BTB/POZ domain-containing protein 1 isoform X2 encodes MSSETSRNDVPNVVSRLHNLRLSQEDGDDPQPNASVNHVASGDSSPETIRNTQPIGNVTLSRARRALNFVYDEDQPTTSMARSGESSFSNGDKPPTNAANTLHLEGRPQSNVALENASTNSQTTVAYNWQGTKATMRERIVFLFNNEILSDVSFIVGRGAQKQRIPAHKLVLSSGSAVFDAMFNGTLATTSSEIEVPDVEPVAFLAVLLFLYTDKIEIDPESVMMTLYTAKKYAVSALEKHCVEYLKSNLTSDNAFLLLTQARLFDEPQLAAVCLNTIDRFTTEALNADGFTDIDIDTLKIVLERDTLRVRESKIFQAVLRWSEAECVRHQLPLTPENQRFVLGSAFSLIRFPLMSKEEFTAGAAQSGLLNYAEVLSLFSYFILNPKPVVGFQTMPRCCMTGKEQTVCRFQHTKSRWGYYGTSDRIRFSVDRRIFLIGYGVYGSTHGPAIYEVLIELIHTASGKVIATNSSSFSCDGSTYTYRLMFKELAEILPDTIYTASATFQGPCSHYGTKGLETVMVDSDTGNGKVKFEFSIETGDNNGTSTEEGQIPELIFYT; translated from the exons ATGTCCTCAGAGACTTCCCGGAATGATGTGCCAAATGTCGTATCGAGACTGCATAATTTGCGCTTAAGTCAGGAAGATGGAGATGATCCCCAACCAAATGCAAGTGTAAATCATGTTGCATCTGGAGACTCGTCTCCAGAGACTATTCGAAATACCCAACCGATTGGTAATGTCACACTCTCACGGGCTAGACGTGCACTTAATTTTGTTTACGATGAAGATCAACCAACAACCTCTATGGCTAGAAGCGGGGAATCTTCATTTTCTAATGGAGATAA GCCTCCGACAAATGCAGCAAATACATTGCATTTAGAGGGACGACCTCAGAGTAATGTTGCCTTGGAAAATGCATCCACGAATAGTCAAACTACTGTTGCATATAATTGGCAGGGTACAAAAGCTACAATGCGTGAAAGGATTGTCTTTCTgtttaataatgaaatattgTCTGATGTGAGCTTCATAGTGGGGAGAGGAGCACAAAAACAGCGTATACCAGCTCATAAACTAGTCCTATCTTCTGGAAGTGCTGTTTTTGATGCAATGTTCAATGGAACACTTGCTACAACTTCTTCAGAAATAGAAGTACCTGATGTAGAACCAGTTGCTTTTTTAGCAGTgcttctttttttatacactgataaaatagaaatagatcCTGAGAGTGTGATGATGACGTTATATACAGCTAAGAAGTATGCAGTATCAGCTTTAGAGAAGCACTGTGTTGAATATCTAAAGAGTAATTTAACCAGTGATAATGCTTTCTTACTCTTAACGCAAGCTCGTTTATTCGATGAGCCTCAACTGGCTGCAGTCTGTTTGAATACCATAGATAGATTTACTACCGAAGCATTAAATGCAGATGGTTTTACAGATATAGATATTGATACACTGAAGATTGTTTTGGAGAGAGATACTCTTCGTGTTAGAGAATCTAAAATATTTCAAGCAGTTCTAAG ATGGTCAGAGGCGGAATGTGTAAGACACCAGCTACCCCTAACTCCAGAAAATCAACGTTTTGTGTTGGGTAGTGCTTTCTCATTGATTCGTTTTCCTCTAATGTCTAAAGAAGAATTTACTGCTGGTGCAGCACAATCTGGACTTTTGAATTATGCAGAG GTTCTTTccttattttcatattttatactaaATCCAAAACCAGTAGTTGGATTTCAAACAATGCCTCGTTGTTGTATGACTGGTAAGGAACAAACTGTATGTAGGTTTCAACATACTAAAAGCAGATGGGGATATTATGGAACAAGCGATCGTATTAG atttagCGTTGATAGACGAATATTTCTTATTGGCTATGGAGTTTATGGTAGTACGCATGGCCCTGCAATATATGAAGTATTAATAGAATTAATACATACTGCTTCTGGAAAAGTAATTGCTACAAATTCATCAAGTTTTAGCTGTGATGGTTCAACATACACTTATCGCCTAATGTTCAAAGAATTAGCAGAGATTTTACCAGATACAATTTATACAGCATCAGCAACATTTCAG GGTCCTTGTTCTCATTATGGAACTAAGGGTTTAGAAACTGTTATGGTAGATAGTGATACAGGAAATGGAAAAGTTAAGTTTGAATTTAGTATTGAGACAGGTGATAATAATGGAACGTCTACAGAGGAAGGACAAATTCCTGAGCTTATATTTTACACTTAA
- the CycA gene encoding cyclin A isoform X1, protein MATIRVHEDQENRIADIRRGKENITIPLQTKTLQQSKRAVLGVIHNNCNRNSKVQEIYKDEKLAKTKAVIPTQFEQFKIYEERKEEVLFKIYEDKLEEETSVALRDTKDKKEQKNKQDVVPERQKPRLEVNPINITNLPTFCNDNIQNVHQKKQNEEIFQHDSPMSLEKTVPYTSSSKKELQRRQCSTKEMRMSFFDVNEYRADIFYYLRVTETQHRPKPGYMKKQPDITYSMRSILVDWLVDVAEEYQLQTETLYLAVSYIDRFLSYMSVVRAKLQLVGTTAMFIAAKYEEVYAPDVGEFVYITNETYTKKQVLRMEHLILRVLSFDLSVPTTLTFLIDYCMCNNLPEKIKFLAMYLCELSMLEGDPYLQFLPSHLAASALALAHHTLLEEMWPQELELTTGYCLKDLKECIIFLNKTFCNALNIQQQAIQDKYKSSKYGHVALLLPRRIDYVTLTSEDEEDNA, encoded by the exons ATGGCCACGATTCGAGTACACGAGGATCAAGAAAATCGTATTGCCGATATTCGCCGTGGTAAAGAGAATATCACTATACCTCTTCAAACTAAAACGCTGCAACAATCAAAACGTGCAGTTCTGGGTGTTATTCACAATAATTGCAatcgcaattcgaaagtg CAGGAAATTTATAAAGATGAGAAGCTTGCAAAGACAAAAGCAGTTATTCCCACACAGTTTGAACAATTTAAGATCTATGAAGAGAGAAAGGAGGAAGTTCTATTTAAGATATATGAGGATAAATTAGAAGAAGAAACTTCCGTTGCTTTGAGGGACACGAAGGACAAAAAAGAGCAGAAGAATAAACAAGATGTTGTGCCTGAAAGACAGAAGCCAAGATTAGAGGTGAATCCTATAAATATAACGAATTTGCCAACATTTTGCAATGATAATATTCAAAATGTACACCAAAAGAAGCAAAATGAAGAGATTTTTCAACATGATAGTCCAATGTCTTTGGAGAAAACTGTTCCTTACACATCTTCTTCAAAAAAAGAATTACAAAGAAGACAGTGTTCCACGAAGGAAATGAGAATGAGCTTTTTTGATGTGAATGAATATAGGGctgatatattttattatttacgtGTTACAGAG ACGCAACATAGACCAAAACCAGGTTATATGAAGAAGCAACCTGATATAACATACTCCATGAGGTCTATACTTGTAGATTGGCTTGTCGACGTAGCTGAAGAATATCAATTACAAACTGAGACTCTCTACTTAGCTGTTTCATATATAGATCGCTTTTTGTCATATATGAGTGTTGTAAGAGCAAAGTTACAACTTGTTGGTACAACTGCTATGTTTATTGCTGC AAAATACGAAGAGGTTTATGCACCAGACGTTGGAGAATTTGTATACATCACAAATGAAACCTATACGAAAAAACAGGTACTACGAATGGAGCATTTAATCCTGAGGGTTTTGTCTTTTGATTTATCTGTTCCTACAACTCTTACATTTCTTATCGATTATTGTATGTGCAATAATCTCCctgaaaaaattaaatttttagcaATG TACTTGTGTGAATTATCAATGCTAGAAGGTGATCCATATCTACAGTTCTTGCCTAGTCATTTAGCAGCATCTGCATTGGCACTTGCACACCATACATTATTGGAGGAGATGTGGCCACAGGAATTGGAACTGACAACAGGATACTGTTTAAAGGATCTTAAAGAATGCATTATATTCCTAAATAAAACATTTTGCAATGCATTAAATATTCAACAACAAGCTATCCAAGACAAATACAAAAGCAGCAA ATATGGACATGTAGCATTGTTATTACCACGACGTATCGATTATGTAACATTGACATctgaagatgaagaagataatgCTTAA
- the LOC117230094 gene encoding BTB/POZ domain-containing protein 1 isoform X1, whose product MSSETSRNDVPNVVSRLHNLRLSQEDGDDPQPNASVNHVASGDSSPETIRNTQPIGNVTLSRARRALNFVYDEDQPTTSMARSGESSFSNGDNRPPTNAANTLHLEGRPQSNVALENASTNSQTTVAYNWQGTKATMRERIVFLFNNEILSDVSFIVGRGAQKQRIPAHKLVLSSGSAVFDAMFNGTLATTSSEIEVPDVEPVAFLAVLLFLYTDKIEIDPESVMMTLYTAKKYAVSALEKHCVEYLKSNLTSDNAFLLLTQARLFDEPQLAAVCLNTIDRFTTEALNADGFTDIDIDTLKIVLERDTLRVRESKIFQAVLRWSEAECVRHQLPLTPENQRFVLGSAFSLIRFPLMSKEEFTAGAAQSGLLNYAEVLSLFSYFILNPKPVVGFQTMPRCCMTGKEQTVCRFQHTKSRWGYYGTSDRIRFSVDRRIFLIGYGVYGSTHGPAIYEVLIELIHTASGKVIATNSSSFSCDGSTYTYRLMFKELAEILPDTIYTASATFQGPCSHYGTKGLETVMVDSDTGNGKVKFEFSIETGDNNGTSTEEGQIPELIFYT is encoded by the exons ATGTCCTCAGAGACTTCCCGGAATGATGTGCCAAATGTCGTATCGAGACTGCATAATTTGCGCTTAAGTCAGGAAGATGGAGATGATCCCCAACCAAATGCAAGTGTAAATCATGTTGCATCTGGAGACTCGTCTCCAGAGACTATTCGAAATACCCAACCGATTGGTAATGTCACACTCTCACGGGCTAGACGTGCACTTAATTTTGTTTACGATGAAGATCAACCAACAACCTCTATGGCTAGAAGCGGGGAATCTTCATTTTCTAATGGAGATAA TAGGCCTCCGACAAATGCAGCAAATACATTGCATTTAGAGGGACGACCTCAGAGTAATGTTGCCTTGGAAAATGCATCCACGAATAGTCAAACTACTGTTGCATATAATTGGCAGGGTACAAAAGCTACAATGCGTGAAAGGATTGTCTTTCTgtttaataatgaaatattgTCTGATGTGAGCTTCATAGTGGGGAGAGGAGCACAAAAACAGCGTATACCAGCTCATAAACTAGTCCTATCTTCTGGAAGTGCTGTTTTTGATGCAATGTTCAATGGAACACTTGCTACAACTTCTTCAGAAATAGAAGTACCTGATGTAGAACCAGTTGCTTTTTTAGCAGTgcttctttttttatacactgataaaatagaaatagatcCTGAGAGTGTGATGATGACGTTATATACAGCTAAGAAGTATGCAGTATCAGCTTTAGAGAAGCACTGTGTTGAATATCTAAAGAGTAATTTAACCAGTGATAATGCTTTCTTACTCTTAACGCAAGCTCGTTTATTCGATGAGCCTCAACTGGCTGCAGTCTGTTTGAATACCATAGATAGATTTACTACCGAAGCATTAAATGCAGATGGTTTTACAGATATAGATATTGATACACTGAAGATTGTTTTGGAGAGAGATACTCTTCGTGTTAGAGAATCTAAAATATTTCAAGCAGTTCTAAG ATGGTCAGAGGCGGAATGTGTAAGACACCAGCTACCCCTAACTCCAGAAAATCAACGTTTTGTGTTGGGTAGTGCTTTCTCATTGATTCGTTTTCCTCTAATGTCTAAAGAAGAATTTACTGCTGGTGCAGCACAATCTGGACTTTTGAATTATGCAGAG GTTCTTTccttattttcatattttatactaaATCCAAAACCAGTAGTTGGATTTCAAACAATGCCTCGTTGTTGTATGACTGGTAAGGAACAAACTGTATGTAGGTTTCAACATACTAAAAGCAGATGGGGATATTATGGAACAAGCGATCGTATTAG atttagCGTTGATAGACGAATATTTCTTATTGGCTATGGAGTTTATGGTAGTACGCATGGCCCTGCAATATATGAAGTATTAATAGAATTAATACATACTGCTTCTGGAAAAGTAATTGCTACAAATTCATCAAGTTTTAGCTGTGATGGTTCAACATACACTTATCGCCTAATGTTCAAAGAATTAGCAGAGATTTTACCAGATACAATTTATACAGCATCAGCAACATTTCAG GGTCCTTGTTCTCATTATGGAACTAAGGGTTTAGAAACTGTTATGGTAGATAGTGATACAGGAAATGGAAAAGTTAAGTTTGAATTTAGTATTGAGACAGGTGATAATAATGGAACGTCTACAGAGGAAGGACAAATTCCTGAGCTTATATTTTACACTTAA
- the CycA gene encoding cyclin A isoform X2, with protein MATIRVHEDQENRIADIRRGKENITIPLQTKTLQQSKRAVLGVIHNNCNRNSKVEIYKDEKLAKTKAVIPTQFEQFKIYEERKEEVLFKIYEDKLEEETSVALRDTKDKKEQKNKQDVVPERQKPRLEVNPINITNLPTFCNDNIQNVHQKKQNEEIFQHDSPMSLEKTVPYTSSSKKELQRRQCSTKEMRMSFFDVNEYRADIFYYLRVTETQHRPKPGYMKKQPDITYSMRSILVDWLVDVAEEYQLQTETLYLAVSYIDRFLSYMSVVRAKLQLVGTTAMFIAAKYEEVYAPDVGEFVYITNETYTKKQVLRMEHLILRVLSFDLSVPTTLTFLIDYCMCNNLPEKIKFLAMYLCELSMLEGDPYLQFLPSHLAASALALAHHTLLEEMWPQELELTTGYCLKDLKECIIFLNKTFCNALNIQQQAIQDKYKSSKYGHVALLLPRRIDYVTLTSEDEEDNA; from the exons ATGGCCACGATTCGAGTACACGAGGATCAAGAAAATCGTATTGCCGATATTCGCCGTGGTAAAGAGAATATCACTATACCTCTTCAAACTAAAACGCTGCAACAATCAAAACGTGCAGTTCTGGGTGTTATTCACAATAATTGCAatcgcaattcgaaagtg GAAATTTATAAAGATGAGAAGCTTGCAAAGACAAAAGCAGTTATTCCCACACAGTTTGAACAATTTAAGATCTATGAAGAGAGAAAGGAGGAAGTTCTATTTAAGATATATGAGGATAAATTAGAAGAAGAAACTTCCGTTGCTTTGAGGGACACGAAGGACAAAAAAGAGCAGAAGAATAAACAAGATGTTGTGCCTGAAAGACAGAAGCCAAGATTAGAGGTGAATCCTATAAATATAACGAATTTGCCAACATTTTGCAATGATAATATTCAAAATGTACACCAAAAGAAGCAAAATGAAGAGATTTTTCAACATGATAGTCCAATGTCTTTGGAGAAAACTGTTCCTTACACATCTTCTTCAAAAAAAGAATTACAAAGAAGACAGTGTTCCACGAAGGAAATGAGAATGAGCTTTTTTGATGTGAATGAATATAGGGctgatatattttattatttacgtGTTACAGAG ACGCAACATAGACCAAAACCAGGTTATATGAAGAAGCAACCTGATATAACATACTCCATGAGGTCTATACTTGTAGATTGGCTTGTCGACGTAGCTGAAGAATATCAATTACAAACTGAGACTCTCTACTTAGCTGTTTCATATATAGATCGCTTTTTGTCATATATGAGTGTTGTAAGAGCAAAGTTACAACTTGTTGGTACAACTGCTATGTTTATTGCTGC AAAATACGAAGAGGTTTATGCACCAGACGTTGGAGAATTTGTATACATCACAAATGAAACCTATACGAAAAAACAGGTACTACGAATGGAGCATTTAATCCTGAGGGTTTTGTCTTTTGATTTATCTGTTCCTACAACTCTTACATTTCTTATCGATTATTGTATGTGCAATAATCTCCctgaaaaaattaaatttttagcaATG TACTTGTGTGAATTATCAATGCTAGAAGGTGATCCATATCTACAGTTCTTGCCTAGTCATTTAGCAGCATCTGCATTGGCACTTGCACACCATACATTATTGGAGGAGATGTGGCCACAGGAATTGGAACTGACAACAGGATACTGTTTAAAGGATCTTAAAGAATGCATTATATTCCTAAATAAAACATTTTGCAATGCATTAAATATTCAACAACAAGCTATCCAAGACAAATACAAAAGCAGCAA ATATGGACATGTAGCATTGTTATTACCACGACGTATCGATTATGTAACATTGACATctgaagatgaagaagataatgCTTAA